Proteins encoded together in one Mus musculus strain C57BL/6J chromosome 16, GRCm38.p6 C57BL/6J window:
- the Ufd1 gene encoding ubiquitin recognition factor in ER-associated degradation protein 1 isoform X2, with product MFDHPIPRVFQNRFSTQYRCFSVSMLAGPNDRSDVEKGGKIIMPPSALDQLSRLNITYPMLFKLTNKNSDRMTHCGVLEFVADEGICYLPHWMMQNLLLEEGGLVQVESVNLQVATYSKFQPQSPDFLDITNPKAVLENALRNFACLTTGDVIAINYNEKIYELRVMETKPDKAVSIIECDMNVDFDAPLGYKEPERPVQHEESIEGEADHSGYAGEVGFRAFSGSGNRLDGKKKGVEPSPSPIKPGDIKRGIPNYEFKLGKITFIRNSRPLVKKVEEDEAGGRFIAFSGEGQSLRKKGRKP from the exons ATGTTTGACCACCCGATTCCCCGGGTCTTCCAGAACCGCTTCTCCACGCAGTACCGCTGCTTCTCCGTGTCCATGCTAGCAGGGCCTAATGACAGgtcagatgtggagaaaggagggaaga TAATTATGCCACCCTCAGCCCTCGATCAACTCA GCCGGCTCAACATTACCTATCCTATGCTGTTTAAATTGACCAATAAGAATTCAGATCGGATGACACACTGCGGTGTACTGGAGTTTGTTGCTGATGAAGGCATCTGTTACCTCCCCCACTGG ATGATGCAGAATTTGCTGTTGGAGGAAGGGGGCCTGGTTCAGGTGGAAAGTGTCAACCTCCAAGTGGCGACCTACTCTAAGTTCCAGCCTCAGAGCCCAGACTTCCTGGATATTACCAACCCTAAAGCGGT ATTAGAAAATGCATTGAGAAACTTCGCCTGTCTGACGACTGGAGATGTGATTGCTATCAACTACAATGAGAAG ATCTATGAGCTGCGGGTGATGGAGACCAAACCTGACAAGGCTGTATCCATTATTGAATGTGACATGAAT GTGGATTTTGATGCTCCCTTGGGATACAAAGAACCAGAAAGACCAGTGCAGCATGAGGAGTCAATA gAGGGAGAAGCTGACCACAGTGGCTATGCCGGAGAGGTGGGCTTCCGT GCCTTCTCTGGTTCTGGGAATAGACTGGATGGGAAGAAAAAAGGGGTTGAGCCCAGTCCCTCCCCAATCAAGCCTGGAGACATCAAAAG AGGAATTCCTAATTACGAATTTAAGCTTGGTAAGATCACTTTCATCAGAAATTCACGTCCATTGGTCAAAAAGGTTGAAGAG GATGAAGCTGGAGGCAGATTCATTGCTTTCTCTGGAGAAGGACAGTCACTGCGTAAGAAGGGAAGAAAGCCCTAA
- the Ufd1 gene encoding ubiquitin recognition factor in ER-associated degradation protein 1 isoform X3, with the protein MTVIMPPSALDQLSRLNITYPMLFKLTNKNSDRMTHCGVLEFVADEGICYLPHWMMQNLLLEEGGLVQVESVNLQVATYSKFQPQSPDFLDITNPKAVLENALRNFACLTTGDVIAINYNEKIYELRVMETKPDKAVSIIECDMNVDFDAPLGYKEPERPVQHEESIEGEADHSGYAGEVGFRAFSGSGNRLDGKKKGVEPSPSPIKPGDIKRGIPNYEFKLGKITFIRNSRPLVKKVEEDEAGGRFIAFSGEGQSLRKKGRKP; encoded by the exons ATGACAG TAATTATGCCACCCTCAGCCCTCGATCAACTCA GCCGGCTCAACATTACCTATCCTATGCTGTTTAAATTGACCAATAAGAATTCAGATCGGATGACACACTGCGGTGTACTGGAGTTTGTTGCTGATGAAGGCATCTGTTACCTCCCCCACTGG ATGATGCAGAATTTGCTGTTGGAGGAAGGGGGCCTGGTTCAGGTGGAAAGTGTCAACCTCCAAGTGGCGACCTACTCTAAGTTCCAGCCTCAGAGCCCAGACTTCCTGGATATTACCAACCCTAAAGCGGT ATTAGAAAATGCATTGAGAAACTTCGCCTGTCTGACGACTGGAGATGTGATTGCTATCAACTACAATGAGAAG ATCTATGAGCTGCGGGTGATGGAGACCAAACCTGACAAGGCTGTATCCATTATTGAATGTGACATGAAT GTGGATTTTGATGCTCCCTTGGGATACAAAGAACCAGAAAGACCAGTGCAGCATGAGGAGTCAATA gAGGGAGAAGCTGACCACAGTGGCTATGCCGGAGAGGTGGGCTTCCGT GCCTTCTCTGGTTCTGGGAATAGACTGGATGGGAAGAAAAAAGGGGTTGAGCCCAGTCCCTCCCCAATCAAGCCTGGAGACATCAAAAG AGGAATTCCTAATTACGAATTTAAGCTTGGTAAGATCACTTTCATCAGAAATTCACGTCCATTGGTCAAAAAGGTTGAAGAG GATGAAGCTGGAGGCAGATTCATTGCTTTCTCTGGAGAAGGACAGTCACTGCGTAAGAAGGGAAGAAAGCCCTAA
- the Ufd1 gene encoding ubiquitin recognition factor in ER-associated degradation protein 1 isoform X1, which produces MFSFNMFDHPIPRVFQNRFSTQYRCFSVSMLAGPNDRSDVEKGGKIIMPPSALDQLSRLNITYPMLFKLTNKNSDRMTHCGVLEFVADEGICYLPHWMMQNLLLEEGGLVQVESVNLQVATYSKFQPQSPDFLDITNPKAVLENALRNFACLTTGDVIAINYNEKIYELRVMETKPDKAVSIIECDMNVDFDAPLGYKEPERPVQHEESIEGEADHSGYAGEVGFRAFSGSGNRLDGKKKGVEPSPSPIKPGDIKRGIPNYEFKLGKITFIRNSRPLVKKVEEDEAGGRFIAFSGEGQSLRKKGRKP; this is translated from the exons ATG tTTTCTTTCAACATGTTTGACCACCCGATTCCCCGGGTCTTCCAGAACCGCTTCTCCACGCAGTACCGCTGCTTCTCCGTGTCCATGCTAGCAGGGCCTAATGACAGgtcagatgtggagaaaggagggaaga TAATTATGCCACCCTCAGCCCTCGATCAACTCA GCCGGCTCAACATTACCTATCCTATGCTGTTTAAATTGACCAATAAGAATTCAGATCGGATGACACACTGCGGTGTACTGGAGTTTGTTGCTGATGAAGGCATCTGTTACCTCCCCCACTGG ATGATGCAGAATTTGCTGTTGGAGGAAGGGGGCCTGGTTCAGGTGGAAAGTGTCAACCTCCAAGTGGCGACCTACTCTAAGTTCCAGCCTCAGAGCCCAGACTTCCTGGATATTACCAACCCTAAAGCGGT ATTAGAAAATGCATTGAGAAACTTCGCCTGTCTGACGACTGGAGATGTGATTGCTATCAACTACAATGAGAAG ATCTATGAGCTGCGGGTGATGGAGACCAAACCTGACAAGGCTGTATCCATTATTGAATGTGACATGAAT GTGGATTTTGATGCTCCCTTGGGATACAAAGAACCAGAAAGACCAGTGCAGCATGAGGAGTCAATA gAGGGAGAAGCTGACCACAGTGGCTATGCCGGAGAGGTGGGCTTCCGT GCCTTCTCTGGTTCTGGGAATAGACTGGATGGGAAGAAAAAAGGGGTTGAGCCCAGTCCCTCCCCAATCAAGCCTGGAGACATCAAAAG AGGAATTCCTAATTACGAATTTAAGCTTGGTAAGATCACTTTCATCAGAAATTCACGTCCATTGGTCAAAAAGGTTGAAGAG GATGAAGCTGGAGGCAGATTCATTGCTTTCTCTGGAGAAGGACAGTCACTGCGTAAGAAGGGAAGAAAGCCCTAA